A window of Candidatus Izemoplasma sp. contains these coding sequences:
- a CDS encoding aminopeptidase P family protein, with protein MKNLSKQHRDALLRRIDDRSMVILYSGEAPHKTTDQYYFFTPNKNFHYLTGLMEQKMKLVLIKDGTTKKCYLFIEETTEYMRQWVGERMSKEEASEISGIDVKNIKYLSEFDTFIDRVMGYKRGLAVRVPKHLYLDLYRPRPMDEALSLSVFSDIIKNYKELNIMSVNEHLSYLRMFKDAYELSQLQEAIDITDKGLKRVMDELANRDNEQQIEADFLHEITLRGATTNSFNTIAASGKNATVLHYENNNEPLEDGNLILLDLGALYNNYGADISRTYPINGTFSKRQKALYNIVLDVNKATIDYVKPGLSWDDLNAFAKDLLAEKCMDIGLIDNKEDIKKYYYHSIGHFLGLDVHDVGHYIETLQEGMVLTIEPGLYVKEENIGIRIEDNILITKEGAKNLSQHIIKEVDDIEAYMKK; from the coding sequence ATGAAAAATTTAAGTAAGCAACATAGAGATGCATTATTACGCCGTATTGATGACCGCAGCATGGTCATATTATATAGCGGAGAAGCGCCACATAAAACAACTGATCAATATTACTTTTTTACGCCTAATAAAAACTTTCATTACCTAACAGGGTTAATGGAACAAAAAATGAAGTTGGTATTAATTAAAGATGGAACCACAAAAAAATGTTACCTATTCATTGAAGAAACGACAGAATATATGCGTCAATGGGTTGGTGAACGCATGAGTAAAGAAGAAGCGAGTGAGATCTCAGGTATCGATGTCAAAAACATTAAATATCTAAGTGAGTTTGACACATTTATCGACCGTGTGATGGGATATAAACGCGGATTAGCTGTCCGGGTACCAAAGCATTTATATCTTGATTTATATCGACCAAGACCTATGGATGAAGCGTTATCACTGAGCGTTTTTAGTGACATCATTAAAAATTATAAAGAATTAAATATTATGAGTGTCAATGAACATCTCAGTTACTTAAGAATGTTTAAAGATGCGTATGAACTATCACAGTTACAAGAAGCAATTGACATCACAGACAAAGGATTAAAACGCGTTATGGATGAACTTGCAAACCGTGATAACGAACAGCAAATTGAAGCGGACTTTCTACATGAAATTACGCTTCGCGGCGCAACAACCAATAGCTTTAATACCATAGCTGCATCAGGTAAAAATGCGACCGTCTTACATTATGAGAATAATAACGAACCTCTTGAAGACGGCAATTTGATTCTTTTAGACCTTGGGGCACTTTATAATAACTATGGCGCAGACATATCAAGAACGTATCCTATTAACGGAACATTTAGCAAACGTCAAAAAGCGTTATATAATATCGTACTTGATGTTAATAAAGCGACGATTGATTATGTGAAACCAGGATTATCTTGGGATGACTTAAATGCATTTGCGAAAGACTTACTCGCAGAAAAATGTATGGATATTGGTTTAATTGATAATAAAGAAGATATTAAAAAATATTACTACCATTCTATTGGTCACTTTTTAGGACTTGATGTCCATGATGTGGGACATTATATAGAAACGTTACAAGAAGGTATGGTCTTAACCATCGAACCGGGTCTGTATGTTAAAGAAGAAAATATTGGTATTCGCATTGAAGATAATATTTTAATTACCAAAGAGGGGGCAAAAAACTTAAGTCAACATATTATTAAAGAAGTTGATGATATCGAAGCATATATGAAAAAATAA
- a CDS encoding adenylyl-sulfate kinase — protein MGHIIFIEGNPGSGKTTYAKRLKTTLENKGYKVKQYQEGDLHPIDLAWCAIVDESTYVDILNRYPMLENDIKQYTKHIDDN, from the coding sequence ATGGGTCACATTATATTTATTGAAGGAAATCCAGGGAGTGGCAAAACGACTTATGCAAAACGCCTAAAAACAACGTTAGAAAACAAAGGTTATAAGGTAAAACAATACCAAGAAGGAGACTTACATCCAATCGATCTTGCCTGGTGTGCGATTGTGGATGAATCAACGTATGTTGATATTCTTAATCGTTATCCTATGTTAGAAAACGATATTAAACAGTATACCAAGCATATCGATGACAATTAG
- the alaS gene encoding alanine--tRNA ligase — MKQLSTNEIRQIWLDFFKEHGHAVEESASLIPNNDPTLLWINAGVAPLKKYFDGSIIPSNPRIVNAQKCIRTNDINNVGKTARHHTFFEMLGNFSIGDYFRDEIIPWAYTLLTDDRYYGMDPNKLYFTVYPDDEETIQAWLNVGVKRGHIIKCEHNFWEIGEGPCGPDTEIFYDRGEAFGDIGLDVIEHDIENDRYIEIWNIVFSQFNAKKELERDAYPELPSKNIDTGMGLERMACVMQGAETNYETDIFMALNKKISEISHIEYTGQMSFKVIADHIRTVTFAVADGAILSNEGRGYVLRRLLRRAVKHGKQLGISKAFLYKLVDTVIEQMGTYYTYLSDNSDIIKKVVRKEEEKFLETLTQGEKLLENLIEDSDNQTITGDNAFKLYDTYGFPIELTIELAEEHGYIVDETGFKEEMDKQKERARNARKDTLSMKEQNEAYLNFRAQDTFTGYDSLVEETRILKAFDEGVVLECTPFYAESGGQVADTGVIQTKDETYYVKDVQKMPNGQFLHYIDDHNLTDGDSVKAEVDEMKRLLTMYHHSATHLLFGALREIVGEHVSQQGSNVSSDALRFDFNNYDPLDDEILLKVEERVNDKIRASIPVVKEEVPLEKAKAMGAIAEFGEKYTDKVRVINMDYTIDLCGGTHVDNTGDIGHFAIANIENKGSGIYRITAHVNEATDNIRKQFTGFHKEMKKLINKANNIVKDAKAHGIDVSFDYQINHSIKASYQAVIDKRLEFEHLQELVRDLEKNVKEALKEQTFNQLDDYLDHVKNNTLVLKLDAIDKDALKPLADRLLEHLPNGFVFLANVLDNKVTFIAKSDNDDYHSGKIAKAAAMICGGNGGGRPQMAQAGGKDVSKVDTALAHVKELVQ; from the coding sequence ATGAAACAATTATCGACAAATGAAATCAGACAAATATGGTTAGATTTTTTCAAAGAGCACGGGCATGCGGTAGAAGAAAGCGCAAGCTTAATACCAAACAATGATCCAACATTGCTTTGGATTAACGCAGGAGTTGCCCCACTGAAAAAATATTTTGACGGATCGATTATCCCAAGTAATCCCCGTATTGTCAATGCCCAAAAATGTATTCGAACAAACGACATCAACAATGTTGGTAAAACTGCGCGGCACCATACCTTTTTTGAAATGTTAGGTAATTTTAGTATTGGTGACTATTTTCGTGATGAAATCATTCCATGGGCTTATACTTTATTAACCGACGACAGGTATTATGGTATGGACCCAAATAAACTCTATTTTACAGTCTATCCTGATGATGAAGAGACTATTCAGGCATGGTTGAATGTTGGGGTTAAACGCGGCCATATCATTAAATGTGAACATAATTTCTGGGAAATAGGAGAGGGTCCTTGTGGACCTGATACAGAGATTTTTTATGATCGTGGTGAGGCGTTTGGTGATATTGGACTAGATGTGATTGAACACGATATTGAAAATGATCGTTATATTGAAATTTGGAATATTGTATTTTCTCAGTTTAATGCCAAAAAAGAATTAGAACGCGATGCATATCCTGAACTTCCTAGTAAAAACATTGATACAGGGATGGGACTTGAACGGATGGCATGTGTTATGCAAGGCGCAGAAACAAATTATGAAACAGATATATTTATGGCATTGAATAAAAAAATTAGTGAGATTAGTCATATTGAGTATACCGGTCAAATGTCATTCAAGGTTATCGCTGATCATATTAGAACCGTCACATTTGCTGTTGCGGATGGGGCTATATTATCGAATGAAGGACGTGGTTACGTACTTCGTAGACTATTAAGACGTGCTGTTAAACATGGAAAACAACTGGGTATCAGTAAAGCCTTCTTATACAAACTGGTCGATACTGTGATTGAACAGATGGGGACCTATTACACCTACTTAAGCGACAACTCAGACATCATTAAAAAGGTGGTAAGAAAAGAAGAAGAGAAGTTTCTTGAAACACTCACCCAAGGTGAAAAGTTACTTGAAAACTTAATTGAAGATAGTGACAACCAAACAATTACAGGCGACAACGCCTTTAAACTGTATGACACCTATGGCTTCCCAATTGAACTAACCATTGAACTCGCAGAAGAACATGGGTATATTGTCGATGAAACTGGGTTTAAAGAAGAAATGGATAAACAAAAAGAACGTGCTCGTAATGCACGTAAAGATACACTGAGTATGAAAGAACAGAACGAAGCTTACCTAAACTTCAGAGCGCAAGATACATTTACAGGATATGATTCATTGGTTGAAGAAACACGCATCCTTAAAGCGTTTGATGAAGGTGTTGTCTTAGAATGCACACCATTCTACGCAGAAAGTGGTGGCCAAGTCGCAGATACTGGTGTTATCCAAACAAAGGATGAAACATATTATGTCAAAGATGTTCAAAAGATGCCTAATGGACAATTTTTACATTATATAGATGACCACAATTTAACCGATGGAGATAGCGTAAAAGCTGAGGTTGATGAGATGAAACGGTTATTAACAATGTATCATCATTCCGCAACCCATTTATTATTTGGCGCATTAAGAGAGATTGTTGGTGAGCATGTTAGCCAACAAGGTTCAAATGTATCAAGTGACGCTTTACGATTTGATTTTAATAATTATGATCCGTTAGATGATGAGATACTTCTTAAAGTTGAAGAACGTGTAAATGACAAAATTCGTGCAAGCATTCCTGTTGTTAAAGAAGAAGTTCCGCTTGAAAAAGCAAAAGCTATGGGTGCAATTGCCGAGTTTGGTGAAAAGTACACCGATAAAGTTCGGGTTATAAATATGGATTACACAATTGATTTATGCGGTGGTACCCATGTCGATAATACAGGGGATATCGGACACTTTGCGATAGCGAATATTGAGAATAAAGGAAGTGGCATTTACCGAATCACAGCCCACGTAAATGAAGCAACTGACAATATTAGAAAACAGTTTACTGGTTTCCATAAAGAAATGAAAAAACTGATCAATAAAGCCAACAATATTGTAAAAGATGCCAAAGCACATGGTATCGATGTTTCGTTTGATTACCAGATTAATCATTCTATCAAAGCATCTTATCAAGCAGTTATTGATAAGCGTTTAGAATTTGAACATTTACAAGAATTAGTGCGAGATTTAGAAAAGAATGTGAAAGAAGCATTAAAAGAACAAACCTTTAATCAACTAGATGATTATTTAGATCACGTCAAAAACAATACCTTAGTGTTAAAACTTGATGCGATTGACAAAGACGCATTAAAACCACTGGCAGATCGGTTGTTAGAACATTTACCTAATGGATTTGTATTTTTGGCAAATGTGTTAGATAATAAAGTAACGTTTATTGCGAAAAGTGACAATGATGACTATCACAGTGGTAAAATTGCAAAAGCTGCGGCGATGATATGTGGAGGGAACGGTGGTGGACGTCCACAAATGGCACAAGCAGGTGGTAAAGATGTATCGAAAGTTGATACGGCTTTAGCACATGTCAAAGAGTTGGTTCAATGA
- the arsB gene encoding ACR3 family arsenite efflux transporter, with product MAKDTKAISFFETYLTVFVLICMAIGILIGNYVPQIPTFLNQFEVYNVNLPIGLLIWVMIYPMMLKIDLTSVKNVGKNPVGLYVTWVVNWVIKPFTMFLIASLFFFIIFDGIISDDLAQNYLAGAVLLGAAPCTAMVFVWSSLTRGNPAYTLVQVATNDLIILVLFVPIVGLLLGIGGISVPWGTLFLSVVLFVVVPLIAASLTRYFYIKNHGLYQYNMMFIPKFKLITIIGLLLTLILIFSLQTDLILSNPLHIVLISVPLIIQTFLIFFIGYGTAKLIGLPHDVAGPAGMIGASNFFELAVAVAIAIFPLSPGVALATIVGVLVEVPIMLLIVKIVNNTKHWFKQPSEA from the coding sequence ATGGCAAAAGATACTAAAGCTATAAGCTTTTTTGAAACCTATCTGACGGTGTTTGTATTAATCTGTATGGCTATTGGCATCCTTATTGGCAATTATGTACCACAAATACCTACTTTTTTAAATCAATTTGAGGTTTACAATGTGAATTTACCAATCGGATTATTAATTTGGGTGATGATTTATCCCATGATGCTTAAAATTGATTTAACATCAGTTAAAAATGTCGGTAAAAATCCTGTAGGTCTGTATGTTACTTGGGTAGTGAACTGGGTAATCAAACCGTTTACCATGTTTTTAATTGCAAGCTTATTTTTCTTTATTATCTTTGATGGAATTATATCAGATGATTTAGCTCAGAACTACTTAGCAGGCGCTGTCTTACTAGGCGCTGCGCCATGCACGGCTATGGTCTTTGTATGGAGTAGTTTAACACGGGGTAATCCAGCGTATACCTTAGTCCAAGTTGCGACAAATGATTTGATTATTTTAGTGTTATTTGTACCAATTGTTGGACTCTTATTAGGTATCGGAGGTATTTCAGTCCCTTGGGGAACCTTATTTTTAAGTGTTGTATTATTTGTTGTTGTGCCACTGATTGCGGCCTCTTTAACACGCTATTTCTATATTAAAAATCATGGGCTTTATCAATATAATATGATGTTTATTCCTAAATTTAAGTTAATTACAATAATAGGGCTTTTATTAACACTCATATTAATCTTCTCGTTACAAACGGATTTAATACTGTCGAATCCACTACATATTGTATTAATCAGTGTCCCGTTAATTATCCAAACATTCCTTATCTTCTTTATTGGATATGGGACAGCAAAACTGATCGGGCTACCACATGATGTGGCGGGTCCTGCTGGAATGATAGGGGCAAGTAACTTCTTTGAATTAGCAGTTGCGGTTGCAATTGCTATATTTCCTTTAAGCCCAGGTGTGGCATTAGCGACCATTGTTGGTGTCCTGGTTGAAGTACCGATTATGTTATTGATCGTTAAAATTGTCAACAACACGAAGCATTGGTTTAAGCAACCAAGTGAAGCGTAA
- a CDS encoding ATP-dependent RecD-like DNA helicase codes for MKYIQGIVKAIIFHSEQNAFTIIKIDVTKTSKPMDLITQSQGDYLTVTGYFLKPMRGEEIRFFGKFKNHPKYGMQYVASQYEKIEETSIPGLIEYLSSDLFPGVGIKTATHVVNTLGKDAIKKIIDDKEVLNKVPKLSDKITDVIYDGLVENKAAEHTLIKLYSYGIGPKMAMKIFHHYGEKTIAIIEQNPYQLMMDIEGVGFERADKIAKELGFEDDHPLRVKAMILYLYQYMGTNYGHTYLSRQQLLEFLETSLNKSHVVIETPVIDTYIDELIDDNVFDEHDEEISLKQIYYAREHVVNTVVKLCEETESQYSSSDIDDTIDLFEQVHDMTYTEEQRQAIHDAMTNHLFILTGGPGTGKTTIIQGIVFVYSKLNDIPILYNNPLFEIKLIAPTGRASKRMNDTTKVYAETIHRFLGYGYDGKFAHDKDNLVDAKVIIVDEASMIDIYLAAQLFQSIPKDTKVILVGDKDQLPSVGPGQVLNDLLNVNEIPSLALTRIFRQASNSHIIDLAYHINQGELPSDLMQVYDDRMFVKEHAHSFQSRLVKSLEYLMNQGYDLIDDIQILIPMYRGTTGIDAVNNLVQKTFNKGKGHTVEHGDRTFKTGDKVIQLSNQVEDNIMNGDQGTVIGVTKESTVIVSFDGNEVTYTKGDLIHLKHAYAMSIHKSQGSEYKVVVLPIFKNYSIMLKKKLIYTAITRAKEKLVIMGDESALRYGVEHIENTRQSKLQEAITARLNHRPETRVKVESNNSIIDDPDIPFDTLGEKLNGLSPYDFLKD; via the coding sequence ATGAAGTATATTCAAGGTATTGTTAAAGCTATTATTTTTCATAGTGAGCAAAATGCATTCACAATTATTAAAATTGATGTCACAAAAACAAGTAAACCGATGGATTTAATCACGCAAAGTCAAGGCGATTATCTCACTGTAACTGGGTACTTTTTAAAACCAATGCGAGGAGAAGAAATTCGCTTTTTTGGTAAATTTAAAAATCATCCAAAATACGGAATGCAATATGTGGCAAGTCAGTATGAAAAAATTGAGGAAACATCAATCCCGGGATTGATTGAATATCTCAGTAGTGATCTCTTTCCTGGTGTCGGGATTAAAACCGCAACGCATGTTGTTAATACACTCGGTAAAGATGCGATAAAAAAAATCATTGATGATAAAGAAGTGTTAAACAAAGTCCCCAAATTAAGCGATAAAATCACGGATGTTATCTATGATGGGCTCGTTGAAAACAAAGCCGCCGAACACACATTAATCAAACTCTATAGTTATGGTATTGGTCCCAAAATGGCAATGAAGATTTTTCATCATTATGGTGAAAAAACCATTGCGATCATTGAACAAAATCCCTATCAACTTATGATGGACATAGAGGGTGTTGGGTTTGAACGCGCTGATAAAATTGCCAAAGAACTGGGATTTGAAGATGATCATCCGTTAAGAGTCAAAGCCATGATTCTTTACTTATATCAATATATGGGAACCAACTATGGACATACCTATTTATCACGCCAACAATTGTTAGAGTTTTTAGAAACATCCCTCAACAAATCACATGTTGTTATTGAAACACCCGTCATTGACACTTATATCGATGAACTTATCGACGATAATGTTTTTGATGAACACGATGAGGAGATTAGTCTAAAACAAATTTATTATGCGCGTGAGCACGTCGTGAATACAGTCGTTAAACTCTGTGAAGAGACTGAATCTCAATATTCTTCAAGCGATATTGATGATACAATCGATTTATTTGAACAAGTACATGATATGACATATACAGAAGAACAACGTCAAGCTATTCATGACGCTATGACAAACCATCTATTTATTCTAACAGGGGGACCAGGAACAGGGAAAACAACCATTATTCAAGGTATAGTGTTTGTCTACAGTAAATTAAATGATATTCCCATTTTATACAATAACCCGTTATTTGAAATCAAGTTAATTGCCCCTACAGGCAGAGCAAGTAAACGAATGAATGACACGACAAAAGTGTATGCGGAGACCATCCATCGCTTTTTAGGATATGGCTATGATGGTAAATTTGCCCATGATAAAGATAATTTAGTTGATGCCAAAGTGATTATCGTTGATGAAGCATCAATGATTGATATTTATCTTGCTGCGCAATTGTTTCAATCAATTCCCAAAGATACAAAAGTCATCTTAGTCGGCGATAAAGACCAGTTACCAAGTGTAGGTCCTGGCCAAGTATTGAATGACTTACTAAATGTCAATGAGATCCCGTCGTTAGCTCTAACGAGAATTTTTAGACAAGCAAGCAACTCACATATCATTGATTTAGCCTATCATATTAACCAAGGAGAACTACCGAGTGATTTGATGCAGGTGTATGATGATCGTATGTTTGTGAAAGAACACGCTCATAGTTTTCAATCTCGCTTAGTTAAAAGTTTAGAATATTTAATGAATCAAGGGTATGATTTAATTGATGATATCCAAATATTAATTCCGATGTATCGTGGAACAACAGGAATCGATGCGGTTAATAACCTTGTTCAAAAAACCTTTAACAAAGGAAAAGGACATACCGTAGAACATGGAGACAGAACCTTTAAAACAGGGGATAAGGTAATTCAATTATCGAACCAGGTAGAAGATAACATTATGAATGGTGACCAAGGAACTGTCATTGGTGTCACGAAAGAAAGTACTGTCATCGTGTCTTTTGATGGCAATGAAGTAACCTATACAAAAGGCGACTTGATTCACTTAAAACATGCCTATGCGATGAGTATCCATAAATCACAAGGGAGTGAATATAAAGTAGTTGTACTCCCTATCTTTAAAAACTACTCGATTATGTTGAAGAAAAAACTAATCTATACAGCAATTACACGGGCAAAAGAAAAACTGGTTATCATGGGGGATGAATCAGCGTTGCGCTATGGTGTTGAACACATAGAAAATACCCGTCAAAGTAAATTACAAGAAGCCATTACAGCGCGTCTAAATCATAGGCCTGAGACACGTGTTAAGGTCGAATCAAACAATTCAATCATCGATGACCCTGACATTCCATTTGATACATTAGGTGAAAAGCTGAATGGATTAAGTCCCTATGACTTTTTAAAAGACTAA
- a CDS encoding arsenate reductase ArsC: MKKVAFVCIHNSCRSIMAEGWAKHLGQDLIDAYSAGTEEYSGPKPMAIEVMEDAGIDMSHADSKLLDTLPEDLDILITMGCGVECPYVPCKHREDWGLDDPSGGPKEAFEQTRDIIKDKVIDLLARIKAGNL, translated from the coding sequence ATGAAAAAAGTTGCATTTGTCTGTATTCATAACAGTTGTCGAAGCATTATGGCAGAAGGATGGGCTAAGCATTTGGGTCAAGATTTAATTGATGCTTATTCTGCTGGGACAGAAGAATATTCGGGACCAAAGCCAATGGCGATTGAAGTTATGGAAGATGCAGGGATTGATATGTCACATGCAGATTCTAAATTGTTAGATACATTACCTGAAGATTTAGATATTTTAATCACGATGGGATGTGGTGTAGAATGTCCGTATGTGCCATGTAAACATCGTGAGGATTGGGGTCTTGATGATCCAAGTGGTGGACCAAAAGAAGCGTTCGAGCAAACTAGAGACATCATTAAAGATAAAGTCATTGACTTATTAGCACGTATTAAGGCGGGTAACCTATAA